A single Brachybacterium sillae DNA region contains:
- the hemW gene encoding radical SAM family heme chaperone HemW — MRPTSPTPADRPDLAVYIHVPFCAVRCGYCDFNTYTATELGGGGSQAEYPAHAMREMDLTLADDAAHGVAYERVSTVFFGGGTPTLLPAGELVAMLRHLRSLIPWADDAEVTTEANPDSVTRASLEELAAGGITRVSFGMQSAVPSVLRTLDRTHDPERVPQVVQWAKDAGLDVSLDLIYGTPGETLADVERSVRAALACGIDHLSAYSLIIEGNTAMARQLRRGEIAEPDPDVMADAYELIDDLAAADGLSWYEVSNWARGERHRSRHNLAYWRGTDWWGIGPGAHRHRRGLRAWNVKHPSRYAQRIAAGQLPRQDEEHTTAEEQRTERVMLGLRIVDGLPVEDVPEQGRAAIELHRERGHLEPAALADGRLVLTRSGRLLADAVVRDLLA; from the coding sequence GTGAGACCGACGTCGCCGACTCCCGCGGACCGCCCCGATCTGGCCGTCTACATCCACGTCCCGTTCTGTGCCGTGCGATGCGGGTACTGCGACTTCAACACGTACACCGCCACGGAGCTCGGCGGTGGTGGCTCCCAGGCCGAGTACCCCGCCCACGCGATGCGCGAGATGGACCTGACCCTCGCCGACGACGCCGCCCATGGCGTCGCGTATGAGCGCGTCTCCACCGTGTTCTTCGGCGGCGGCACCCCGACCCTGCTGCCCGCCGGGGAGCTGGTGGCGATGCTGAGGCACCTGCGGTCCCTGATCCCGTGGGCGGATGACGCCGAAGTGACGACCGAGGCGAACCCGGACTCGGTGACCCGTGCCTCCCTCGAGGAGCTCGCCGCGGGCGGCATCACGCGGGTCTCCTTCGGTATGCAGTCGGCGGTGCCGTCGGTACTGCGCACGCTGGACCGCACCCATGATCCCGAGCGGGTGCCGCAGGTCGTCCAGTGGGCAAAGGACGCCGGTCTCGACGTGTCCCTCGACCTCATCTACGGCACCCCGGGGGAGACCCTCGCCGATGTAGAGCGATCGGTGCGAGCGGCCCTGGCCTGCGGCATCGACCACCTCTCCGCCTATTCCCTGATCATCGAGGGCAACACCGCCATGGCCCGGCAGCTGCGGCGCGGGGAGATCGCCGAACCCGATCCGGACGTCATGGCCGATGCCTACGAGCTCATCGACGATCTCGCCGCGGCGGACGGACTGAGCTGGTACGAGGTGTCCAACTGGGCGCGCGGGGAACGACACCGCTCCCGGCACAACCTCGCCTACTGGCGGGGAACCGACTGGTGGGGGATCGGGCCGGGTGCGCACCGGCATCGACGCGGCCTGCGCGCCTGGAACGTGAAACATCCCAGCCGCTACGCCCAGCGGATCGCCGCGGGGCAGCTCCCGAGGCAGGACGAGGAGCACACCACCGCGGAGGAACAGCGCACCGAACGGGTGATGCTCGGACTGCGGATCGTCGACGGGCTCCCCGTGGAGGACGTCCCCGAACAGGGCCGCGCCGCGATCGAGCTGCACCGGGAGCGGGGCCACCTGGAACCCGCGGCCCTCGCCGACGGACGCCTGGTGCTCACCCGCTCCGGCCGCTTGCTGGCCGACGCCGTTGTGCGGGACCTGCTCGCCTGA
- the lepA gene encoding translation elongation factor 4: protein MPRIAAADALDIQPASTPVDRLRNFCIIAHIDHGKSTLADRMLQLTGVVDERAMRAQYLDRMDIERERGITVKSQAVRMPWQVDGVNYALDMIDTPGHVDFTYEVSRSLAACEGAILLVDAAQGIEAQTLANLYLAMENDLTIIPVLNKIDLPAADPEKYAAEIGQLVGVDPSEVLRVSGKTGVGVPELLDHVVRTLPAPHGEADAPCRAMIFDSVYDTYRGVVTYVRVVDGKLNPRERIQMMSTGAQHDLLEIGVISPEPSPTQGLGVGEVGYLITGVKDVRQSKVGDTVTTALRGATAPLAGYSDPKPMVFSGLFPIDGSDYPDLRDALDKLKLNDAALNYEPETSTALGFGFRVGFLGLLHLEIVRERLEREFNLDLIATAPSVVYQVTMEDGTEIEVLNPSDFPEGKVREIREPVSRATILVPSDYVGTVMELCQTKRGQLLGMDYLSEDRVELRYTLPLAEIVFDFFDQLKSRTKGYASLDYDVQGEQAADLVKVDMLLQGEPVDAFSAIVHRDKAYTYGVEMAGKLKNLIPRQQFEVPIQAAIGSRIIARENIRAIRKDVLSKCYGGDISRKRKLLEKQKEGKKRMKAIGSVEVPQEAFIAALSSDDSGARDGKKK, encoded by the coding sequence GTGCCGAGGATCGCCGCTGCGGACGCGCTGGACATCCAGCCGGCGTCCACCCCCGTCGACCGCCTGCGCAATTTCTGCATCATCGCGCACATCGACCACGGCAAGTCGACCCTCGCCGACCGGATGCTGCAGCTCACCGGGGTCGTGGATGAGCGGGCCATGCGCGCCCAGTACCTCGACCGCATGGACATCGAGCGCGAACGCGGCATCACCGTCAAGAGCCAGGCGGTGCGCATGCCCTGGCAGGTCGACGGCGTGAACTACGCGCTGGACATGATCGACACCCCGGGCCACGTCGACTTCACCTACGAGGTCTCCCGCTCCCTCGCCGCCTGCGAGGGCGCGATCCTGCTGGTGGACGCCGCCCAGGGCATCGAGGCGCAGACCCTGGCGAACCTGTACCTGGCGATGGAGAACGACCTCACCATCATCCCGGTGCTCAACAAGATCGACCTGCCGGCCGCGGACCCCGAGAAGTACGCCGCGGAGATCGGCCAGCTCGTCGGCGTCGACCCCTCCGAGGTGCTGCGGGTCTCCGGCAAGACCGGTGTCGGAGTGCCGGAGCTGCTCGACCATGTGGTGCGCACCCTGCCCGCCCCGCACGGGGAGGCGGATGCCCCCTGCCGCGCCATGATCTTCGACTCCGTCTACGACACGTATCGGGGTGTCGTCACGTATGTCCGCGTCGTCGACGGGAAGCTCAACCCGCGTGAGCGCATCCAGATGATGTCCACCGGTGCCCAGCATGACCTGCTGGAGATCGGTGTGATCTCCCCGGAACCGAGCCCCACGCAGGGCCTCGGCGTCGGGGAGGTCGGGTACCTCATCACCGGGGTGAAGGATGTCCGCCAGTCGAAGGTTGGTGACACCGTCACCACCGCCCTGCGCGGTGCCACGGCTCCGCTCGCCGGGTACTCGGATCCGAAGCCGATGGTGTTCTCCGGCCTGTTCCCCATCGATGGTTCGGACTACCCGGATCTGCGGGACGCGCTGGACAAGCTGAAGCTGAACGACGCCGCCCTGAACTATGAGCCGGAGACGTCCACCGCGCTCGGGTTCGGGTTCCGCGTCGGCTTCCTGGGGCTGCTGCATCTGGAGATCGTGCGCGAGCGTCTGGAGCGGGAGTTCAACCTCGATCTGATCGCCACCGCCCCGTCGGTGGTGTATCAGGTGACGATGGAGGACGGCACCGAGATCGAGGTGCTCAACCCCTCGGACTTCCCCGAGGGGAAGGTCCGTGAGATCCGCGAACCCGTCTCCCGCGCCACCATCCTCGTGCCCAGCGACTACGTGGGCACGGTCATGGAGCTGTGTCAGACCAAGCGCGGGCAGTTGCTCGGCATGGACTACCTCTCCGAGGACCGCGTCGAGCTGCGGTACACGCTGCCGCTGGCGGAGATCGTGTTCGACTTCTTCGACCAGCTGAAGTCCCGCACCAAGGGATACGCCTCGCTCGACTACGACGTGCAGGGTGAGCAGGCGGCTGACCTGGTGAAGGTCGACATGCTGCTGCAGGGTGAGCCGGTGGACGCCTTCAGTGCGATCGTGCACCGCGACAAGGCGTACACCTACGGCGTCGAGATGGCCGGGAAGCTGAAGAACCTCATCCCGCGCCAGCAGTTCGAGGTGCCGATCCAGGCGGCGATCGGGTCGCGGATCATCGCCCGCGAGAACATCCGCGCGATCCGCAAGGACGTGCTGTCCAAGTGCTACGGCGGCGACATCTCCCGCAAGCGGAAACTGCTGGAGAAGCAGAAGGAGGGCAAGAAGCGCATGAAGGCGATCGGCTCCGTCGAGGTGCCGCAGGAAGCCTTCATCGCGGCGCTCTCCTCCGACGATTCCGGCGCCAGGGACGGCAAGAAGAAGTGA
- a CDS encoding DUF4870 domain-containing protein: MTDTPSSAPEPPRGPLAEGSTPFSPVPDQSQSQSAGGSTQFQSDGAQWQSQSGSGHQQQSSAGYGQQQNGYGQQSYDQPSYGSAQDPYGQQSSGQAQNAYGQQPFGQQQSAYGQSQYGAQGSGQQGYSAPFGGQATDGQTPFGGQAGSWSDTPPPGTAGVYTGPITGQSVSDSDATMWALFAHLSVVIGALISFGTLQWLGPLIIFLMYKDRNRFVRFNAAEALSSSIATAALTFVAIIATGIFSVVTLGLGTPAMMLVGVIPLVQVIFAIIGAVKANNREWWPYPVNLRLFR, from the coding sequence ATGACCGACACGCCCTCCTCCGCGCCCGAGCCGCCCCGCGGACCGCTCGCGGAAGGCTCCACGCCGTTCTCGCCCGTCCCCGACCAGTCACAGTCCCAGAGCGCTGGGGGCTCGACGCAGTTCCAGAGCGATGGGGCCCAGTGGCAATCCCAGTCCGGCAGTGGTCACCAGCAGCAGAGCAGCGCCGGGTACGGGCAGCAGCAGAACGGGTACGGGCAGCAGTCGTACGATCAGCCGTCCTACGGGTCAGCCCAGGACCCCTACGGCCAGCAGTCCTCAGGCCAGGCGCAGAACGCCTATGGTCAGCAACCGTTCGGCCAGCAGCAGTCCGCGTACGGACAGTCGCAGTACGGTGCGCAGGGCTCCGGCCAGCAGGGTTACTCCGCTCCGTTCGGCGGACAGGCCACGGACGGTCAGACCCCGTTCGGTGGGCAGGCCGGTTCCTGGTCCGACACGCCGCCGCCCGGGACCGCCGGTGTCTACACCGGTCCGATCACCGGTCAGTCCGTCTCCGACTCGGACGCGACCATGTGGGCGCTGTTCGCGCATCTCTCGGTCGTGATCGGGGCTCTGATCAGTTTCGGGACGCTGCAGTGGCTGGGCCCGCTGATCATCTTCCTCATGTACAAGGACCGCAACCGTTTCGTGCGGTTCAATGCGGCCGAGGCCCTGTCCAGCTCGATCGCCACCGCGGCCCTCACCTTCGTGGCCATCATCGCCACCGGCATCTTCTCGGTGGTGACGCTCGGCCTGGGCACGCCCGCGATGATGCTGGTCGGGGTGATCCCGCTGGTGCAGGTGATCTTCGCGATCATCGGTGCGGTGAAGGCGAACAACCGCGAGTGGTGGCCCTACCCGGTGAACCTGCGGTTGTTCCGCTGA
- a CDS encoding MOSC domain-containing protein: MTRPVVAAVCLPSSVFMAQTTGIRSGIDKRPVCGRVEIGRLGLQGDYQGDTSHHGGLFKAVYCVSREMREDIARQEGRTLPDGAFGENLVTVGIDTDEVLVGQRWRVGGAVLEATCRRDPCQTFADWMGDPGWPRRFRSGGRSGAYFRVIEPGSVQAGDPIEVLTVPDHGVSIGQTFRGLQAHQARALLDWAVETTTVLYESQVRSCLTILDRQGQPTTFPAALRSTGR; this comes from the coding sequence GTGACCCGTCCGGTCGTCGCGGCAGTGTGCCTTCCCTCGTCAGTGTTCATGGCGCAGACCACCGGGATTCGCTCGGGCATCGACAAGCGGCCGGTCTGCGGCCGCGTCGAGATCGGTCGCCTGGGCCTGCAGGGCGACTATCAAGGCGATACCTCCCACCACGGAGGCCTATTCAAGGCGGTGTACTGCGTATCGCGAGAGATGCGCGAGGACATCGCTCGTCAGGAGGGCCGTACCCTTCCGGACGGTGCGTTCGGGGAGAATCTCGTGACCGTCGGGATTGATACCGACGAGGTGCTCGTCGGACAGCGGTGGCGTGTGGGCGGTGCCGTGCTGGAGGCGACGTGTCGCCGCGATCCGTGTCAGACCTTCGCCGACTGGATGGGCGATCCCGGGTGGCCGCGTCGCTTCCGGTCGGGCGGGCGCAGCGGGGCCTATTTCCGAGTCATCGAGCCGGGGTCGGTACAGGCCGGGGACCCGATTGAGGTCCTCACAGTTCCCGACCACGGAGTGAGCATCGGGCAGACGTTCCGCGGGCTGCAGGCTCACCAGGCGCGAGCTCTCCTCGACTGGGCGGTCGAGACTACGACGGTGTTGTATGAGTCCCAGGTGCGCAGCTGCCTGACGATTCTGGATCGACAGGGCCAGCCGACCACCTTCCCCGCCGCCCTGCGGAGCACCGGACGGTGA